DNA from Planctomycetia bacterium:
CCACGTTCGTCAGGCCGCCGGCGAGGGCCGCGGCGGCGATGGCGCACTGCGACTCGAACCGGTCGGTGTTCTTCTCGCTCCTGAACTTGTCGGTGGCCGGCTGGTGGGTCTTGAGCCGGTCCTTGATCGTCACCAGGTTGTCTTGCCGGCCGCGCATCTGGTCGAAGGCGTCGAGGTAGGCGTCGAGCTTCTCCCGGTCCATCGAGGGCAGCGACTCGCGAACGCGACGCACGTCGGCGCGGACCCAGTCGAGGAGTTTGTTTCGCGAATTGAAGACGCGGGCCGCCTCCCCCTCCGCCACGCTGCCGAACAGCGACTGGAAGGCGACCTGCGGCTGGCAGATCAACGACAACGGCTTTCTGGCCGCTATCGCCGAAACGCTCTGGGTGAACACAGATCCGGCTCCGGACGGCACGCCGAGTCCGACGACCGGGATGATGCTCGGCGTCGCACCGGCGAAGGCGTGGTCGATGGTCTGCCCGGCCGGACCCTTCCGCCACTGGTAGCAGCCGAGGCCACCGAATTGCTTGCTGTGGTCGCCAGCTCCGGAGACCTTGTGCGAGAGCTTTTGAATGATCGTCATCCGGCTCTTGAACGGCGCGAGGGCGCCGATCGGTTCGGGCAGTTCGAGGTCGGCGAGCGGACGGTCGATCATGCCCTGCTTGCCGTCAGCGGGGACACCCTTGGGCTGCACATGACGCGGAGCGAGGCCGTTTTGCTCCATCACGAACACGAGCCGCGGCGGCGCCGCTTGTCCGGCGGCCTGGGCGGCGAGGGAATTGAGGAACGGCTGCAGGACCACGGCCCCGGCGCCGAGCGTCACGCCCTTGAGGACAGCCCGGCGGTCGATCAGGTCGGGGGTCAGCAGCGAATGCGGAAAGGGGTGCATGCGTCAACCTGCCTTCTTGCCTGGGGTTGGTGGTGATCCAGAAGCGGACGACGAAACCGATTACGTTACACTCAGGAAAGCCTCGGCGGCCAGAGGCGGAATCGTCAAAGCCTCGGTCTCAGCGTTATTCCTTTAGTATACGCCATGCGCGGCCTGCGGGGTCGCGGCATCGACGGAGTGGCCTTTCGGCCGAAAAAGCAGCGGAAACCTGCCGGATAAAGCCATGGGGGATCCGGTCGGGTGCCGGGGCTCCCGTCAGCCCAGCCGCAGGCCGGGACGGAGCGGGCTGCCGCGCAGGTAGTCGGCCGCCGACATGCTCCGGCTGCCCTCCGGCACGAGCCTGTGGATTTCGAGGACGGTGCCCTCGCCACAGGCCACCGTGATGCGGCCGTCGGTCGCCAGAACGGTGCCCGGATCTGCGCCGCCGTTCGCCGCGGGGGCGATCGTGACATCCTCGAGCACCAGCCGCTGCGTGCGGCCGTCGTCCCTGGTGAAGGTCGTCGTCGTCCGCGGCCATGGCTCGAGCGCGCGGCGCATCCTTTCGATCTGCACGGCGGGCAGCGACCAGTCCACGATGCCTTCGGCCTTGGTGAGCCGCGGCGCCCGCGTCGCGAGTGCCGGATCCTGCGGGACACCGAGTTCGCCGACCGACTGGCCGGCGCCGGTCGTTGCCGCGATCCGCTCGATCGCCTCGGTGACGGCGTCCGCGCCCAGCAGGGCGAGCCGGGCCTCCAGCTCCGGCGCGGTCTCCCGTGGTCCGATCGCGGTCGGGCGGGCGACGATCACGCTGCCGGCGTCGAGCGCGGGCGTCATCCGGATCACGCTCACGCCGGTTTCCGCGTCGCCGGAGCGGATCGCCCACTGCACCGGGGCGGCACCGCGATGCCGTGGCAGCAGCGAGCCGTGGAGGTTGATCGCGCCGAGCGGCGGCACGGCGAGCAGCTCGGCGGAGAGGATCTGGCCGTAGTCGCAGACGACGAACAGATCGGCGCCGAGGGCCGCGAGCGACTCGCGGGCGGCCGGGTCGTTCACCCGCTCGGGGTCGAGGACCGCGAGGCCCGCGGTCGTGGCCGCATCGCGGACGGGGTTCGGCGCCGGTCGGCGGCCCGGCGGGGCATGGTCGGGCCGCGTCACGACCGCGACGATCTCGTGCCCCGACCGCCGCAGGGCGGCGAGCATCGGCACCGCGAACGGGCCGGTCCCCATCACGACGATGCGCAGCCGACTCACGCCATGCACCGGGCGGCTTCGAGCCGGTCAAGGTCCGAGGCCATGTCGGCGAGCGGCGGCAGCTCGCCCCGCGACAGCCGGCCGGCGAAGACCTCGCGAAAACTGTCGAGCGCCCGGCGCGCCTCGAGCGCCGCCGCGTCGGTGAGACGGTCGGTGAACAGCTTGCCCTCGAGGTGATCGAACTCGTGCTGCACGACGCGGGCGAAGAGGCCGTCGAGATCGAGGCGGAGCGGCGTGCCGTCGATCGACCAGGCGTCGATGACGATCCTCTCCGGACGCCGCACGTCCATCCGCACGCCCGGCAGGCTCAGGCAGCCCTCTTCCTGCACGGCCGAGCCGCGCGGCCGGCTGAGGGTGGGATTGATGAACACGAACTCCTCGCCGTCGCCGCGCCGGCCGGCCGTGTTCACGACGAACAGCCTGTAGGGGAGCGCGACCTGGGTGGCGGCGAGGCCGATTCCCTGGGCCTCGTACATGATCTCGAACATCCGTCCCACCACGTCGCGGATCGCACCGTCGATCCGCACCAGCGGCTTGGCCCGCCGGGCCAGGGCGGGGTGCGGATACTCGACCAGATGGAGCGGCCCGATGGCGGCCGGGTCGGAGGGCGGGGCGGCAGGAGTGGGCGGGGGTGAAGCAGGCATGGCTGGCGGATTCCGGACACGGAGTGGGCGGGCGGGGTTTGCCCGCCGCGGCGACTTTTCTGGCATCATACTCGACCGTCCGATCGGAAGCCTTCGGCCGGAGCGCCAGCGCGAAAAAGGCATGCGGATTCTGCTCGTCGACCACGCCTGCTGCGACCATCCGGCAACCCGGATTCACCGCGTGCGCGAGGGCCTGGAGGCGATCGGCATGGAGGTGGCCGTCTGCGGCCCCTCCAGCGTGCCCGGCTTCGCCGTGCGGCCTCCCGGCATGTTCGGCATTCACCTCGACGACGTGGCCGCCGGCTCGCGGGTCTTGCTGGCCGCCGTCCGTGAGGGATCGGCCGCGGCGCTGCTCGAAGCCGTCGCGGGCGTGAAGTCGCGGCTTCTCGGGCTGGCGCGGGAGACTGCCCGGCAGATGATCGTCGAGGCCGCCGACGTGCTCTATCCCGACGCGATCTTCGTGGCCCATGCAGGCATCCTCACCGACCTGGCCGTGGAGACCGGGGCCCCGGTCGTGGTGCACGTCTCCGCCGTCGATCTCGCTGCCGCCGCGGGCCGCCCGTCGCTCCGCCGCCTGGTGAGCGGGGCGATCGGCTCGAGCGGCGTCGTGGTCGCGGCCGACGACGAGACCGCCGCGACCCTGGAACGCGACTGGATCGGCGACGCGGCCGACGCGGCCCGTCGCCTCCAGGTCTGGCCGCTCGCGGCCGACGCGGCGCCGCGGATCGCCGCGGCCTGTGGCCTCGCGGTGGCCCGGCGACGCGGCGCGGCCTGACCGCGAAGGAGCGGGCGGGATTCAGGGGGCGCGGGGGCCGCGCGCGTCCGCGAGGAGCCGGTCGATCGCGCCGCTGGTGACGGCGTGGCGGAAGGCGTCGAAATCGCGATACACCGCGGCGCTGGTCAACTGCACCACCCAGTTGTGGACCAGCGGCGTGATCGTGACCACGGTCCGGGCATGCCGCTGCGCCTCCCACATCTCGATCGCCGTCCCCATCGAGGCCTCGGGGACGTAGGCCACGAGGAGGTCGAAGACGCGGCACATCTCCACGTGGCCGA
Protein-coding regions in this window:
- the fmt gene encoding methionyl-tRNA formyltransferase, producing the protein MHGVSRLRIVVMGTGPFAVPMLAALRRSGHEIVAVVTRPDHAPPGRRPAPNPVRDAATTAGLAVLDPERVNDPAARESLAALGADLFVVCDYGQILSAELLAVPPLGAINLHGSLLPRHRGAAPVQWAIRSGDAETGVSVIRMTPALDAGSVIVARPTAIGPRETAPELEARLALLGADAVTEAIERIAATTGAGQSVGELGVPQDPALATRAPRLTKAEGIVDWSLPAVQIERMRRALEPWPRTTTTFTRDDGRTQRLVLEDVTIAPAANGGADPGTVLATDGRITVACGEGTVLEIHRLVPEGSRSMSAADYLRGSPLRPGLRLG
- the def gene encoding peptide deformylase, which codes for MPASPPPTPAAPPSDPAAIGPLHLVEYPHPALARRAKPLVRIDGAIRDVVGRMFEIMYEAQGIGLAATQVALPYRLFVVNTAGRRGDGEEFVFINPTLSRPRGSAVQEEGCLSLPGVRMDVRRPERIVIDAWSIDGTPLRLDLDGLFARVVQHEFDHLEGKLFTDRLTDAAALEARRALDSFREVFAGRLSRGELPPLADMASDLDRLEAARCMA